TCATTATTCTGTGGATAAGCCTGCCCTACCCATTTACCTAGTAGTACATTTTTCTTATGGAGATGTAACCTTTCCTCTCCAGGGGCGGAGCTATTGGACTGTGGGCCGGAGTCAGGACAATGATTTGGTCATCCGAGACAATTGTATTTCCCGCAACCATGCCATTCTACAGGCGACGGAAGAGGATACCTTTTTGCTAATTGATTTGGGTAGTCGCAATGGCACCTTTGTTAATGGTCGACGGGTGAGTGTGCCGATCGCCATTCAAGACCAAGACAAAATTACCTTTGGCAAAACGGAAGCGCAATTCTACTCCGATCAAAACGGCACCCCGTCGGGGCTACTGCGAAATCCGGCGGAATGGGATACCCAGACCAATGTGCTCCATGAACGGCGGTTAATTACGGTGTTGGTGGCGGATATGCGTAACTTCACCGGCATGGCCCAACAGGTGGAAGAGGAGTTGCTATCTATGCTGATTGGCAATTGGTTTCGCCAGGCTGGGCATATTCTGCGGGAAGCGGGCAGTTGGGTGGATAAGTACATCGGTGATGCGGTGATGGCCATCTGGTTCCACGGTTACAACGAAGCTACTCCCGCGGAAATTATTCAAATTCTCCATGCTGTCAACCGACTCCAAGCTATGACTGCCAAGTTGAATCAGAAATATGAGCTACCCTTTCCCCTCCGCATTGGTACAGGGATAAACACTGGTTACGCCATGGTGGGCAATACCGGCAGTGGGGACCATCCTGACTACACGGCGATCGGGGACACGGTCAATGCGGCTTTTCGGCTGGAATCGGCCACTAAACAGGCCCATTTCGACTTAGCCATGAGCGAAAAAACCTTCAGTTACTTACAGGACTTGCCCCAATGGTCCGCAACTGTTCAGCAGCACACCATTGAGTTGAAAGGCTACACTAACCCGATCACCATTTACGGACTGCCCTTTGCTACCTTGGGAACCCTGTTGGATCACACCTCCTTGGAAGATACTACCCCCGCCTCGGAAGGGCCCTAATCGTCCATAATGGAAACCGTTGTAACATTTCTTAACACCTATGCCATTACCCACTTCCCTGACCACCCTGGATGGAACGCCCCTGGCCCCGGAGGTCATTGCCGATAAAGTTGTCCTTTTTGTTAACGTTGCCAGTAAGTGCGGCTTAACCCCCCAATACAGCGGCCTAGTGGCTTTGGACAAGGCCTATGGAGAAAAGGGCTTAGTAATTATCGGTGTGCCCTGCAACCAATTTGGGGCCCAGGAACCAGGCTCCCCAGAGGAAATCAAAGATTTCACCAAAACCAAGTACGACGTTGATTTCACCTTGTTGGAAAAGCAGGACGTCAATGGTCCCAACCGCAGTCCCCTCTACCAATTCCTTGTGGGGGATGGGGAAGATATTAGCTGGAACTTTGGCAAATTTTTAATTGGTCGGGATGGACAGGTGGTGGCTCGCTTTGACCCCCAAACTAAACCCGATGACACTAATCTCAAAGCGGCGATCGAAAAAGCCTTGGGCTAAGTTATTGAGCGTAAATAGCACAAACATTGTCTGCTATTGAGCTTGTTGCAATCTTCACCCCGGCCCTGGGCACGGGGTATTTTATTGGTAAAAATCCGATCCTCATAGGCGATCGCCGGGGGGGATTTGTTTATTTGTTGTCAAAGCTTGAAATTTCCAATGCCCCGCTTGCCAAATTAATCCCCATAATTGAGCTGGAGGCGGAGTTAATGGCCGCCCATCCCAGCCCATGGCATTGGAAAACAATTATGCGTGATGTTTTTATTGTTGCCGCTAAACGAACTCCCCTGGGACGTTTTGGTGGCTCCCTGACCAATTTTTCGGCGGCGGATTTGGGAGCCCATGTGATGAAAAGCGTCCTAGCCCAGGCCGGGGTGGGGGGAGACCAGCTTGACCTGTACATTATGGGCAACGTGTTAAGGGCTGGCCATGGGCAATTGATTCCCCGGCAAGCGGCCTTGAAGGCGGAGATTCCCGATACGGTGGACGGTTATGCAGTGGATATGGTCTGCTCTTCCGCCATGATGAGTGTGATTAATGCAGCTTTAACCATCCGGGCTGGGGAGGGGGATTTAATTTTAGCTGGAGGGACGGAATCCATGTCCCAAACTGGTTTTTACCTTTCCCACCGGGCCCGCTGGGGCTACAAGTTCCTCATGGGAGCACCGGAAAATTTAACCGATCTCCTGCTCCATGATGGTTTGACGGACAGCACCAATGGGGAGGGCATGGGGGAACAGACGGAAAAATTGGCCGCAGAGCATGGTTTCAGCCGGATAGAATTGGACGAAGTGGCCTGCTTATCGCAACAAAGGGCGGCCCACGCCACGGAATCTGGTTATTTTGACTCAGAAATTGCCCCGATTGAAATCACCAGTCGGAAAGGAACCCAGGTGTTAGCCAGTGATGAAGGTATTCGCAGTGACACCACCGTGGAAAGTCTAGGCAAATTGCGCTCGGCCTTTGCCAAGGACGGAGTGTTAACAGCGGGCAACTGTAGTCAGATTACCGATGGGGCGGCAGCTTTGCTCCTGGCCAGTGGGGAAGCGGTGGAAAAATATCAACTCAAACCCTTGGCAAAAATTTTGGGAGGCAGTTGGGCGGCGGGTACTCCCAGTCGTTTTCCTGAGTTGCCTATTACCGCTAGCCAGAAACTGTTAGCAAAGCTAGATAAAACCCTGGCAGATTTTGACTTGTTTGAAAATAATGAAGCCTTCTCCGTCAGCAATCTTTTATTTGAGCGGCGGTTGGGGGTGGATCGGGACAAGTTGAATGTGAACGGTGGGGCGATCGCCCTGGGGCATCCCATTGGAGCGTCGGGGGCCAGGATCATGGTTACCCTACTCTATGCCTTGCAACAACGGGATAAAACTCTGGGGTTAGCAGCCCTTTGCCATGGCACGGGGGGCGGTACGGCGATCGCCTTAGAGCGGGTGTGAACAGTGGCAAGATCTCCACAATTAGTCCCTTTAGTTCACAAATTTCTCAACATTTCGATTTCAACATTTTCAACATTTAACCTATTTACCCAGGAGTCACCATGTTAAGTCTTGGTTTGGAAGATAAAGTAATCGTGGTCACCGGCGGCAATCGGGGCATCGGCGCGGCGATCGTGAAATTACTCCAGGAAATGGGGGCCAAAGTAGCTTTTACCGATTTAGCTACGGACGGGGGTAATACTGAAGCCCTGGGGGTGGTGGCCAACGTCACCGATTTGGAATCCATGACGGCGGCGGCAGCGGAAATCACCGATAAGCTGGGCCCCGTTTACGGTGTGGTGGCCAATGCCGGTATCACCAAAGACAACTTTTTCCCAAAATTAACCCCCGCCGATTGGGATGCAGTGTTGAACGTTAACTTGAAAGGGGTAGCCTACAGCATTAAGCCTTTCATCGAAGGCATGTATGAACGGAAAGCCGGCTCCATTGTGGCCATTAGTTCCATCTCCGGGGAGCGGGGTAACGTCGGTCAAACTAACTATTCCGCCACTAAAGCTGGGGTAATTGGCATGATGAAATCCCTGGCTCGGGAAGGGGCCCGGTATGGAGTGCGGGCCAATGCAGTAGCCCCTGGTTTCATTGACACCGAAATGACTTTGGCGATCCGGGAAGATATTCGGGAAAAAATTACCAAGGAAATCCCCTTCCGCCGTTTTGGTAAACCGGAGGAAATTGCCTGGGCGGTGGCCTTTTTACTTTCCCCCGTAGCCAGTAGCTATGTCACCGGCGAAGTATTACGGGTAAATGGGGCCCACCACACCTAACTTTTGCGGTACTGTGCAAGAATCCTAATTTTCTCCTCCCTAATTCTGGGGAGATTTTTTTTAGCCGTCTAAATCCCCCGCCATCACCGTGGCGATCGCCGTTTTGGCATTGTCCTGAAATTCCCGCACATTGACTTTGTTGAGCAGGAAAATGGAGAGAATTAACCCCAGGGCCTGGAGGGCAAACACCAAACCGTAGGCCAATACCGCATTGGCAAATAAAGCTTTGCCGATGTTCAACACCGTTCCCCCAGCCACCGTGGCTAAGCCTCTGGAAATGGATTGGGCCAAACCCCAAGCTCCAATAAAAGTGCCAGCGGTTTCCACAGCGGTGAGGTCCAACATTAAACTGGTGGCTCCAGCGGTGATCATGCCCGATGCTAAGCCGAAGAAAAGTAAACCGGATTTTAACAGGGTCACATTTTGCTGAAATCCCGCCAGAATTAACAGGGAAAAACACAGGGCGGCCAGGGCACAGCCCAGGGAAGTGGTGCGTTGTTTGCCTAAACGGGGGACGACAAAAAAGCCAGTGGAGCCAATGCCCAGCAGGGTTCCCATGCCAAAAAAGGCGTTTAACTGGGTGGTTTCGGAAATGCAAAGATTAAAGACTTCCCCACCGTAGGGTTCCAGTACTGCATCCTGCATAAATAGGCTCAGGGTTAGTAGCAACAAAAAGCCGAAGAAGATGGCCGTTTGTCGGCTGGCGGTCAACACCTTCAGCGCTTGCCCCAAAGTAATTTCATCCTCTCGCCCCCCGGAACGATCGCCAAAGCGGGAATATTTCTTTTCCACCCCCACCGTGGCGAGCCAGGCCAGGAATACCACGATCGCCGGCATGATGATGAAGACGGGATTAATTCCCCGTTGCAGTTGGGCAATATCGACGGTTTTTTTCACTAGCAGGGCATCGGCATTCAACAGGGCCGGGCCACAAATTTCAGGGGTGTTTAACAGCCGGGAACTGACAATGGCCCCCACCACGATACCCACCATCAACATGGACCAGACAATGCCCACCAGTTTGGAGCGATTATCTTCATCGGATACGTCCACCAACAGGGCGGCAAAGGGAGTGGAGCTTAAACTCAGAGTGACCCCGTAGGCGGCGAAAACTGCCCCCAGCACAATGCTCCAAAAAATGGTTAGGGCTCCCCAGCCGTTATTTTGCAAACTTAGCCCCAATTGCCACACCACCTGGAGGGCGATAAAGGACAATATGGTAAAACCCAGGGCTCCCAGCCACACATAGCCAGTGCGATGGTAACCCCACAGCCGCTGACTGTCGGACAGTTGACCGCACCACACCTTAAAGGGACTAACAAATTGATACATGGCGATCGCCGTAGCGGCCACCCAGGGTAACACTGCTAGCTCGTCAATCAGCACCCGGTTGAGTACCCCCAGGGTAAGTAGGGACATAATGCCCAGCCCCATCTGGAATAACCCCAGACGGAACATAGTCACCAGGGGCAATTTGGGCAACGGGGATCCGGCCATCGATTCGCTAACGGTCATTACTACCTTGTCACAGAAAACATCCCGTATTCTAACCAACTAAGGCCTAGCAAGACTTTTCTAGAGGCGATCAAGCATAGTTTTCAGTTCTCCCTGCACCCTTTCGTAGCTGGCCGCTAAGGTCGGGAAATGCCCTGGGTCCATGGCCCGGGAGTCCCGTTGGCGGGTCAGATTTTCCAAAGTTTTAGCCTGTTGTGCCAGGAGTACCGCCCCTAAATTAGCACTGCTAGAACCCAATGTATGGGCGGCCGAACTCAAATTTCCCCAATCTTGATTGGCGATCGCCAGTTTGATCCGTTGCAATAGTTCCGGCGCCGTTTGGCAATAGATATCGATAATCTCCCGAAGAATTAACTGACCATTCTCTCGATCCAAGTCCCGTAGAGAACAGATTATGTCTTGGTCAATGGGGGGTAAAGTTGTGCCAGCCGGATCTTCTGGGCAGGGACTAGAAGGGGATGGTTTAGCCTCAAAAGCACTAACACAGGAAACAGTAGCCATCCGATCTTGGCTGGTGGACTGGAGCGCAGTGGCGGCCACTTGTAGGGCCTGTTGTAAGGCTTCTAGGCGAATGGGCTTACTGACATAATCATTCATGCCGCTGGCCAAACACCTTTCCCGATCGCCTTCCATGGAATAGGCTGTCACCGCAATGATCCAAGGCCTTTCACTCCGGCCCTGGGACCGTCGAATATGCTCCGTGGCGGTTAAACCGTCCATTTCTGGCATTTCCACATCCATCAACACCACGTCATAATCACCTTTTGCCAAAGCCGATAAAGCTTCTTGACCGTTATTGACCACATCCACTGGGTACCCCAACTTTTTCAGTAAAAGCTTAGCTACCTGCTGATTGATTAGGTTATCCTCCGCCAACAAAATAGTTAAATTAGAGGAGGAATAGGGAAACAAAGGCCCGCTAATTGCCTCCGTAGACACCAGGGTCGGGGGCTCAGTTTGCCCCAACACGTCCACCAAGGTATTTTCAAGCTCATCGGGGTTAATGGGACTCTTGATCCAGGCTTGCACCGGTGGTTTGTCGCCGCTGTAGCGCTCCCCTGGGGATAGATAAATATCCGTGGCTACTAACACTGGAATGTCCTGTTCCGTAGGGGCCCAGGTTGTAATTTTCCCTAAGTCAAAATCGGTGAACTGCTTTCCCCGGCCCTCTGGATAGGGGCAATGGAGGATGAGGGCACCATAGTTTTTTTGAGTTAATCTGCTTTTGAGATCTTCCCCTAGTTTAGCGGGGGAGGAAAAGGTAATTTGCTCCGCTTGGAGACGCCAACTGGCCAAAAGATTTCGCATTCTGGTGCCCCGGCCCTCATCGTAATCTGCCACTAACACTGATCGCCCAATGAAGAGGGAGTGGCGCAAATTATGGACAGAATAGGCACAACTGGGCAGCACCGTTAAATTGACTGTGAAATAGAAAGTCGAACCCTCGATCGTCGGTTGCCCTATCTGCCAAAGTTCAGGGGGATTTCCCACCACACAGCCATTACTTTCAGCCCAGATGGTGCCCCCCATCAAAGCAGTCAACCGCACACAAATGGCCAAGCCTAACCCAGTGCCGCCAAAGCGACGGGTAATGGAAGAATTGCCCTGGCTAAAGGCCTGGAACAAAGCCTGTTGTTGGTTAGGAGCAATGCCAATGCCCGTATCCTGCACCGCAAAACAGATTTGATATTCCCCCTTAGCTGCGTCGTGGTCCACCACTTCCACCGTCACCTTGACCTGTCCTGCCTCGGTGAATTTGACCGCATTGCTGAGGAGATTAACCAAAATTTGCCTGAGGCGAGTCACATCCCCCTGGAGGTTGGGGGGAATGGGGGTGAGAAAACGTCGGATCAGAGTGAGGGATTTTTGCCGGGCGCTCGGCACCACCACGTCCAAGGCTTCCTCCAGGCATTGCCCCAAATCAAAGGGATACACTTCCAGGTCTAATTTGCCGGCCTCAATCTTGGAAAAATCTAAAATATCGTTAATTAAGGTGAGCAGGGTTTCCCCGCTGTTGCGGATGGTTTGGGCGAAATATTTTTGTTGAGTGGTTAGGTCCGTGTCTAGTAATAATCCGGTCATGCCGATGATGGCATTCATGGGGGTGCGAATTTCGTGGCTCATGGTGGCCAAAAATTCACTTTTAGACCGATTAGCTGCCTCCGCCGCCGTGGTGGCCGCCACCAATTCCTGATTTTGTTCGGCCAATTGTTGCCGCATGCGCCGTTCCATTTCCAGGGACTGTCCCTGAATCATTTCCACCTGTTTACGTTGGCTGATGTCCCGGTAAAGCCAAAAATGACCCTGGGAGCTATCCCCCAACATGATCGGCACATAATCTCGCTCAAAAAAGCGCCCATCCTCTAGGGCAAGTTCCACTTTTAGCAGGGGTTCCGGGGACTCGATCGCCAAAAAGTTGTGGGTTACCCCCTGGCCATGGGATATCAAGCCATTAATGCGGGGGGCGATCGCCGTTAAATTTTTGCCCAGCAGAAGGTCGGCGGGAAAACCCAGATTAAACAGCCGGGCAAATTCGGGATTGACCACCACAATGGTGCCCTGGGCGTCGGTCATCAACACCCCTGCTTGCATATTTTGCACCAGGATACCCAGGCGGGTGGAAGTACAGGCCAGGGCTTCGGCGGTCCTGGCCTGTTCCAGGAGAGTGTGGTGTAGATTATCCCTGGTTTGTTTCAGTTCCAGGTGGGTTTTTACCCTAGCCAACAGTTCCGGCGGGCTAAAGGGTTTGGTGACATAGTCCACTGCCCCCTTGGCAAAGGCTTGCAGCAAATCTTGTTTTTCGTTGCTAGCAGTGAGAAAAATTACCGGAATATCCCTGGTTTGGGGATCTTGTTTAAGGCGATCGCACACCTCCAGCCCATCCATGCCGGGCATCATCAAATCCAGCAGAATGAGATCCGGTTGGGCCTGGGTCACCCGTTGCAAAGCTTCCGGCCCGGAGGTCACAAAAGTAGTGCTGTAACCTTCCCCTTCCAACAGTTCCGAAATCACATAAATATTCTCTTTTACGTCATCCACCACCAGAATGAGAAAACTCTCCGGCTCAAAAGTAGCAATGGGTGGGTGGGGCTGGGATGGGGACATTACAAATTGGCCCGTTGGTGTTTTGATGATGTTTTGACTGTGTTGATGAGGAGCCAACTGAGGAAAGGATGGAAGAGTTTGCAGTGGTGATAATTGGGGCGGGGCCGGCCGGGGGCCAATGTGCCCGACAGTTGGCCCAACAAGGTGTCCGAGTCCTGCTAGTGGAGCAACATTCAAATTTTAGCCAAAATAATTACTCCAGCGCGGCTAGTCCTTTGGAAACCATGGCATTGTTCGATCTGCCCCCGGGGGTGGTGGCCCGTTATTGGCGCAATTTGGCGATCGCCGCCACGGAAAAGGAACAAATATGGTACAGCGATCAACCCCGGGGTGTGGTGTTCGATTTTGCTAAATTGCGACAATTTTTAGCGGATACGGTCACGAAAGCAGGGGGGCAAGTGTGGTTGGGGCACCGCTTTTGGGGTTACCAGCAAGTTGGTGATGGTTTGGAGGTTACCCTGCGGCGATCTAGTAAAAATTCCCTAAGTAGTGACTCAGTGGAGAAAGTCGAAAAAGTTACAGTAAAAACTCAGGTACTCATTGATGCAACGGGGTCAAAACGGGCAGTGATTAATTGTGGGCAACCCAAAGCGACGGATAACAACCAATATTATCGGGGCATTGGTACGGAATATTTGATTACAGTAGATGAAACCACCCACCAACGTTTTGCGGATACCCTAGTTTTTTTCCTCGGTTACCGTTGGAGTCCCCAGGGTTATTCCTGGATTTTTCCCATGGATAATCACCAGTTAAAGGTAGGGACAGCAATTTTTGCCGGGCAACACCGTTATTTGGGCGAATTGAAGCCGCTCCGTTCCTACACTGAAGCTATTATCCGGGATTATTTAAAACTGGAAAAATCCCAATACCATCTGGAGGAAATTCACGGCTCTGTGCTGGACTATGCCGTTAACCAGGGGGATACATACCATCGGGGCTCCGTGCTGGCGATCGGTGATGCGGTATCAACGGTGAACTTTTTAGGGGGGGAAGGCATCCGCCATGGTATGCAGGGAGCCAATATTGCCGTTCCTTTTGTGGCGGATTATCTCCGGGGTCATGTACAAGCTTTTGAAAAATATGAACAGGCCATGAAAGCCCATTTTGCTGAACCCTGGCAACGGACAGAAAAATTAAGCCAACGGGTTTACCTCGAATTCGGCGATCGCCAGATTGATTTGGGGGTGACCTACTTGAGTTACCTCCGCTATGATGACGTGCTGGATCTCCTTTTCCATTACCGATTTGATAGGATCTATGGGGGCATTACTCCCCTGTTGCTCAAAAAAGTTGCCCAATTTAGCCAGCAGTGCCGCCAATGGCTCAGAAAACTCTCACCATGATTAGAGCCAATAAAACCAATTATCCCTAAACGATGAAGGTTAAAGTAATCCTCAAAATCTTAGAACGGGATGGTTGGTACGTAGCTCGAATACGGGGAAGTCATCGGCAATTGAAGCACCCCCACAAGGCAGGTTTGGTAACTGTACTGGGCAAACCCAGTGACGAATTAGCCCCTGGGACACTAGCCAGTATTCTCAAGCAATCTTCTCAAGCAATCAGGTATTACTTTATGAAGTATTTAGTCATCATTGAAACGACAACAACGGGATTTTCCGCCTATTCTCCCGATTTACCAGGATGTGTGGCAACAGGAAAAACGAAGCAAGAAGTTGAACAAAATATGTCGGAGGCGATCGCCTTTCACTTGGAGGGAATGCGTTTAGAAGGATTAACTATCCCAGAGCCAACTTCCTTTTCTGCCTACGTAACAGTTGCGGCTTAATTTTCCCCTCTTCACACCAAAATCATTCCCTGTTGTCAATGGCTCAAAAATCTTCGTCGTTTTTTCCCTATTTAATTGCCGGACTTTGCGCCCTGTTGGGGGCCTGTAGCGGCAACCAAGCATTGCAGGATCGTTTTGCCGCCAATCCTTCCCTGGGTAGTTCCCCCAGTCCCACCACCACTGTTTCCCCCACTCCGACCCCAGAAACTACGGAGCCGGATACCCCCACCACACCGGAACCTACCCCCACGGCCACCTTTTCCACTGGCACTTTTAGCGATCTAGACAAAGTAGGCGATCGCCAAAGGGAAGAAATTGAGGATTTAGCTCAACTAGACATTGTGCAAGCCAAAACAAGTCAGGAATTTGCGCCCCAAAGTAACATCAGTCGGGGAGAATTTGCCCGTTGGTTATTTCAGGCCAATAACGTCTTTTTTGCTAACCAGCCCAGTAAACAAATCCGCCCCGCTCCCAGTAACGCCACCCCTCTTTTCACCGACGTTCCCCCCACCCATCCCGACTTTGCTCAAATTCAAGGTTTAGCCGACGCCGGCTTAATCCCCTCTAGCCTCACCAACGACCCCACTGCTAGTCAGTTTCGCCCCGATGCGCCCCTAACCAGGGAAGATTTAGTCCGTTGGAAAGTGCCCCTAGATCAACGCCGAGCCCTGCCCAATGCGAGCCTGGAAAATATCAAAGAAACCTGGGGTTTTCAGGACGCGGCCAAAATCAATCCCAACATTTGGCCCGCCCTAGCCGCCGACTTCCAAAACGGCGATCAAGCCAACCTGAAAAGAGTGTTTGGTTACATCACTATCTTTCAACCCCAGCGTCCCGTAACTAGGGGAGAAGCGGCCTCTGCCCTCTGGTTTTTAGGAGTCCAAACCGACGGCTTAAGTGCGAAAGATGTAATCAATGCTCCCGCATCCCCATCCCCCGGAGTTGAGCCCACTGTTACTCCAGATACTGTTAATCCGGATACTCAAGGTAATTCACCTAATTAATTAAGAGCTAAAATCGCTCACACTGGTTAATTGAACTTAAATTTGACTAAATTTAACTAGCTTTGACCATGGCAGTAACCATGGGTTAAACCTATCCAACTAATAATTGTAATTTCGTCGGGGCATTCAACGCCGATTAAGTCGCCCCAATAGTTGTCAAACTGCCCACAAAAACTCTTGGCATGGACTTTTTTTCTTTGTCCGGTCAAGATAATATTAGTCTGCTGATCAGAGAACTGAACCCCTAAGAGTTGACAATGCCCCTATCCTCCCAACCGGCCATCTTAATTATTGGTGGTGCAGAAGATAAAGTTCACGGCCGTGAAATTTTGCAAACCTTTTGGTCGCGTTCCGGTGGCAACGACGCCATTATTGGCATCATTCCATCTGCATCTCGGGAGCCCCTACTGATTGGGGAGAGATATCAAACCATCTTTAGCGACATGGGGGTCAAGGAGTTAAAAGTCTTGGACATCCGTGACCGTGCCCAGGGGGATGACAGTGGCTACCGATTGTTTGTGGAACAGTGTACAGGTATTTTCATGACCGGGGGGGATCAATTGCGTCTCTGTGGCCTGTTGGCGGACACTCCCCTAATGGACCGCATTCGTCAGCGGGTACATAACGGGGAAATAAGCTTAGCGGGCACCAGTGCGGGGGCGGCAGTAATGGGGCATCACATGATCGCCGGGGGCAGTAGCGGTGAATGGCCCAATCGAGCGCTGGTGGATATGGCGGTGGGGCTGGGCATTGTGCCGGAAATTGTGGTGGATCAGCACTTTCACAATCGTAATCGCATGGCCCGGCTGTTGAGTGCCATCTCTACCCATCCTGAGCTGCTGGGTTTGGGTATTGATGAAGATACCTGCGCCATGTTTGAGCGGGACGGTTCCGTTAAGGTAATTGGCCAAGGCACAGTCTCCTTTGTCGATGCCAGGGACATGAGCTACACTAACGCCGCTTTGGTGGGGGCCAATGCCCCATTGAGTCTCCATAATTTGCGGCTCAATATCCTTGTCCATGGGGAGGTTTATCATCAGGTAAAACAGCGGGCCTTTCCCCGGGTAACCTAGCCATGACCCAAGGCAGGTAAGGTTCCCTGACCCTGGGGGCTGACTCGGATCAATTGTTCACAGCGAACAGTTTCAGTCAGAGGCCTAGCTTGAGAATGATAGTCGGCGTGTTGCGCTTCTTGCATTGGTTCTTGACTGACACAGATCATGAAAATTCTTAAAACCCTTACCCTCCGCGGCCCTAACTACTGGAGCATTCGACGCAAGAAGTTAATTGTAATGCGCCTCGACCTGGAGGATTTGGCGGAGCGACCCTCCAACAGTATTCCTGGTTTTTATGAAGGGTTGATCAGGGTGTTGCCTTCTCTTGTAGAACATTTTTGCTCCCCAGGACACCGGGGCGGCTTTTTGGCAAGGGTGCGGGAGGGAACCTATATGGGCCATATAGTCGAGCATGTGGCCCTGGAATTACAGGAGTTGGTGGGGATGACGGCGGGGTTTGGTCGCACCAGAGAAACCTCCACCCCAGGCATTTATAACGTTGTTTATGAATACGTAGATGAACAGGCAGGACGTTACGCTGGCCGAGCCGCGGTGCGCTTGTGTCGTTCCTTGGTGGATACGGGGGATTATTCCCTGACAGAATTGGAAAAGGATCTGGAAGATTTACGGGATTTGGGCGCTAACTCAGCCCTGGGGCCCAGCACAGAAACCATTGTCACTGAAGCCGATGCCCGTAAAATTCCCTGGATGCTGCTCAGTGCCAGGGCCATGGTGCAATTGGGTTATGGGGTTCACCAACAGAGAATTCAGGCCACCCTTAGTTCCCATTCCGGCATTCTGGGGGTTGAACTGGCCTGTGATAAGGAAGGTACAAAAACCATTCTCCAAGATGCGGGCATTCCCGTTCCCCGGGGCACCACTATCCAATATTTTGATGATTTGGAAGAAGCCATCAATGATGTCGGGGGTTATCCAGTGGTAATTAAACCCCTGGACGGTAACCATGGTCGGGGGATCACCATCAATGTGCGCCATTGGGAAGAGGCGATCGCCGCCTATGATCTGGCCGCTGAGGAGTCCAAAAGTCGTTCCATTATTGTGGAGCGTTACTACGAGGGCAGTGACCACCGGGTCTTGGTAGTCAATGGCAAGCTAGTGGCGGTGGCGGAAAGAATTCCAGCCCATGTAACCGGGGATGGCACTTCCACCATCACTGAATTAATTGATAAAACTAATCAGGATCCCAATCGCGGCGATGGCCATGCCAACATCCTCACTAAAATCGTGGTCAATAAAACGGCGATCGATGTGATGGAACGCCAGGGTTATAACCTAGACAGTGTTTTACCTAAGGATGAAGTGGTTTACCTGCGGGCCACCGCTAACCTCAGCACGGGAGGCATAGCCATTGACCGCACCGATGATATTCACCCGGAAAATATCTGGTTGATGGAAAGGGTAGCCAAGGTCATTGGCTTGGACATTGCCGGCATTGACGTGGTGACCTCCGACATCAGCAAGCCCCTACGGGAAACCAACGGAGTAAT
The genomic region above belongs to Synechocystis sp. PCC 6803 substr. PCC-P and contains:
- a CDS encoding adenylate/guanylate cyclase domain-containing protein, producing the protein MDKPALPIYLVVHFSYGDVTFPLQGRSYWTVGRSQDNDLVIRDNCISRNHAILQATEEDTFLLIDLGSRNGTFVNGRRVSVPIAIQDQDKITFGKTEAQFYSDQNGTPSGLLRNPAEWDTQTNVLHERRLITVLVADMRNFTGMAQQVEEELLSMLIGNWFRQAGHILREAGSWVDKYIGDAVMAIWFHGYNEATPAEIIQILHAVNRLQAMTAKLNQKYELPFPLRIGTGINTGYAMVGNTGSGDHPDYTAIGDTVNAAFRLESATKQAHFDLAMSEKTFSYLQDLPQWSATVQQHTIELKGYTNPITIYGLPFATLGTLLDHTSLEDTTPASEGP
- a CDS encoding glutathione peroxidase, producing MPLPTSLTTLDGTPLAPEVIADKVVLFVNVASKCGLTPQYSGLVALDKAYGEKGLVIIGVPCNQFGAQEPGSPEEIKDFTKTKYDVDFTLLEKQDVNGPNRSPLYQFLVGDGEDISWNFGKFLIGRDGQVVARFDPQTKPDDTNLKAAIEKALG
- the phaA gene encoding acetyl-CoA acetyltransferase PhaA; translation: MRDVFIVAAKRTPLGRFGGSLTNFSAADLGAHVMKSVLAQAGVGGDQLDLYIMGNVLRAGHGQLIPRQAALKAEIPDTVDGYAVDMVCSSAMMSVINAALTIRAGEGDLILAGGTESMSQTGFYLSHRARWGYKFLMGAPENLTDLLLHDGLTDSTNGEGMGEQTEKLAAEHGFSRIELDEVACLSQQRAAHATESGYFDSEIAPIEITSRKGTQVLASDEGIRSDTTVESLGKLRSAFAKDGVLTAGNCSQITDGAAALLLASGEAVEKYQLKPLAKILGGSWAAGTPSRFPELPITASQKLLAKLDKTLADFDLFENNEAFSVSNLLFERRLGVDRDKLNVNGGAIALGHPIGASGARIMVTLLYALQQRDKTLGLAALCHGTGGGTAIALERV
- the phaB gene encoding acetoacetyl-CoA reductase PhaB is translated as MLSLGLEDKVIVVTGGNRGIGAAIVKLLQEMGAKVAFTDLATDGGNTEALGVVANVTDLESMTAAAAEITDKLGPVYGVVANAGITKDNFFPKLTPADWDAVLNVNLKGVAYSIKPFIEGMYERKAGSIVAISSISGERGNVGQTNYSATKAGVIGMMKSLAREGARYGVRANAVAPGFIDTEMTLAIREDIREKITKEIPFRRFGKPEEIAWAVAFLLSPVASSYVTGEVLRVNGAHHT
- a CDS encoding PucC family protein, whose product is MTVSESMAGSPLPKLPLVTMFRLGLFQMGLGIMSLLTLGVLNRVLIDELAVLPWVAATAIAMYQFVSPFKVWCGQLSDSQRLWGYHRTGYVWLGALGFTILSFIALQVVWQLGLSLQNNGWGALTIFWSIVLGAVFAAYGVTLSLSSTPFAALLVDVSDEDNRSKLVGIVWSMLMVGIVVGAIVSSRLLNTPEICGPALLNADALLVKKTVDIAQLQRGINPVFIIMPAIVVFLAWLATVGVEKKYSRFGDRSGGREDEITLGQALKVLTASRQTAIFFGFLLLLTLSLFMQDAVLEPYGGEVFNLCISETTQLNAFFGMGTLLGIGSTGFFVVPRLGKQRTTSLGCALAALCFSLLILAGFQQNVTLLKSGLLFFGLASGMITAGATSLMLDLTAVETAGTFIGAWGLAQSISRGLATVAGGTVLNIGKALFANAVLAYGLVFALQALGLILSIFLLNKVNVREFQDNAKTAIATVMAGDLDG